The proteins below come from a single Treponema phagedenis genomic window:
- a CDS encoding branched-chain amino acid ABC transporter permease: MSLVHKKYRSIGLSIAALLVLVVMPGFFIKNGIIDPYTAQILTLAAINAIAAISVNIICGLTGQLSLGQAGFMAIGAYFLIWFYETCAIPLPAAIVAAALVAAVAGFVIGFPVLQLTGDYLAIVTLGFGEIIRVVFTNFKSFTGGPNGKRITSILTVMPEYAWFAIASVLALVIIVLYNGMKSPYGRAVLAVREDEIAANSCGISVFRYKMGSFIFAAFVAGLAGALYAPFLGFVKPDIASFNKSVDFLIFVVLGGIGNITGSIIAAFVLTYLQELLRFLQEFRLLIYPMLLIIVMLFRPQGLLGSKELSFSAAAQKLQGLFGKKQAEREDA, translated from the coding sequence ATGAGTCTTGTACATAAAAAATACAGATCGATCGGTTTGTCGATAGCGGCACTTTTAGTATTGGTTGTCATGCCGGGGTTTTTTATCAAAAACGGAATCATCGATCCCTATACCGCACAAATACTTACGCTTGCCGCTATCAATGCTATTGCGGCAATCAGTGTTAATATTATTTGCGGATTAACCGGTCAGCTTTCCCTTGGACAGGCGGGCTTTATGGCAATCGGGGCTTATTTTTTAATCTGGTTTTATGAAACTTGCGCGATCCCTTTGCCGGCGGCTATTGTGGCGGCGGCTCTTGTTGCAGCCGTTGCGGGTTTTGTAATCGGGTTTCCGGTATTGCAGCTCACCGGCGATTATTTGGCAATTGTTACACTGGGATTCGGCGAAATCATTCGTGTGGTATTTACTAATTTTAAAAGTTTTACCGGCGGCCCGAACGGCAAACGAATTACCAGCATTTTAACCGTTATGCCTGAGTATGCGTGGTTTGCCATTGCATCGGTTTTGGCATTAGTAATTATCGTGTTATATAACGGCATGAAGTCTCCATACGGGCGAGCGGTTTTGGCTGTACGCGAAGATGAAATAGCCGCAAATTCTTGCGGCATTTCGGTGTTCCGCTATAAGATGGGCAGTTTTATTTTTGCCGCATTTGTTGCGGGGCTTGCCGGCGCCCTCTACGCACCCTTTCTCGGGTTTGTAAAACCAGATATCGCCTCTTTTAATAAGAGTGTTGATTTCCTCATCTTTGTTGTACTCGGCGGCATCGGTAATATTACCGGCTCAATAATCGCCGCTTTTGTATTAACCTATTTGCAGGAACTCTTGCGGTTCTTACAGGAATTCCGCTTATTGATTTATCCGATGCTGTTAATTATTGTTATGCTCTTCCGTCCCCAAGGACTCTTAGGTTCAAAAGAGCTATCCTTTAGCGCAGCGGCTCAAAAACTACAGGGACTTTTTGGTAAAAAACAAGCAGAAAGGGAGGACGCATAA
- a CDS encoding CBS domain-containing protein, whose product MDVASIMTNTPLYIHPEMSVPDALAFLKKEGIGRVPVLDQRNHLIGIITERDLLNASPSSATALDIYEINYLLSKLKVEKVMKRDVITITEDVAVEEAARIMVDNKVSALPVMRGDALVGIVSDGDLFKLFINLFGAREEGVRITLLLKEGHGVLKHITAGIADAGGNIITMVIRDGSSADTKICLIKINGVSKETAVTILSPLAAEILDVR is encoded by the coding sequence ATGGATGTTGCAAGTATTATGACAAACACTCCGCTATATATTCATCCGGAGATGTCTGTCCCCGATGCTCTTGCGTTTTTAAAAAAAGAAGGAATAGGACGTGTGCCGGTGCTTGATCAGCGCAATCACCTTATCGGTATAATAACCGAACGGGATTTACTCAATGCAAGCCCCTCTTCTGCAACCGCTCTTGACATCTACGAAATAAATTATTTACTTTCAAAACTGAAAGTGGAAAAAGTGATGAAAAGAGATGTTATCACTATTACTGAAGATGTTGCCGTTGAGGAAGCTGCGCGCATCATGGTAGACAATAAGGTAAGCGCCTTGCCGGTTATGCGCGGCGATGCGCTTGTCGGCATTGTTTCCGACGGCGACCTTTTTAAACTCTTTATCAATCTCTTCGGAGCGCGCGAAGAAGGAGTACGTATCACCTTGCTGCTGAAAGAAGGACACGGAGTGCTTAAGCATATCACGGCGGGAATTGCCGATGCGGGCGGGAATATCATCACAATGGTTATCCGCGACGGAAGCTCTGCCGATACCAAGATTTGCCTCATCAAAATAAACGGCGTTTCTAAAGAAACAGCGGTAACGATCCTGTCTCCGCTCGCGGCTGAAATCCTTGATGTGCGGTAA
- the miaA gene encoding tRNA (adenosine(37)-N6)-dimethylallyltransferase MiaA, translating into MHLSQKIPVLIIFGATAVGKTAVAENFLVKNNTDYTNFKPEIINADSVQIYKGMSVGSCAPAEALMEKLPHHLVAICEPDCEFSTGDFVREADRLCAEIFQRGNLPVLLGGAAFYLQNFMFGLPITPQADESVRKQLQKRMAEEGAAALLRELEQVDPLSAEKIHIHDEYRIIRALEVFIASGKPLSAFSRTKEYRSAYDFTAVCLFRPREELYARIEARVEQMFAQNALQNEVYALFEQGFSQHDPSMTAIGYREFFELGNGNPHAADIEKVKELIKRNSKRYAKRQETFFKSFPNVQPVNLSLPSDTESLRKTIDSFLKQTPS; encoded by the coding sequence GTGCACCTTTCTCAGAAAATTCCTGTTCTCATAATTTTCGGGGCAACTGCCGTAGGTAAAACGGCAGTTGCTGAAAATTTTCTTGTAAAAAATAATACCGATTATACGAACTTCAAGCCTGAAATAATAAATGCCGATTCCGTGCAGATTTATAAGGGCATGAGTGTCGGATCCTGTGCGCCCGCAGAAGCTCTTATGGAAAAGTTGCCGCATCATCTTGTGGCGATTTGCGAGCCGGATTGCGAATTCTCAACAGGAGATTTTGTGCGCGAAGCGGACAGACTTTGCGCGGAAATTTTTCAGCGCGGGAATTTACCGGTATTACTTGGAGGGGCTGCCTTTTATCTGCAAAACTTTATGTTCGGCTTACCGATAACTCCGCAAGCGGACGAGTCGGTTCGAAAACAGCTGCAAAAAAGAATGGCGGAGGAAGGAGCTGCTGCTTTATTGCGTGAATTGGAACAGGTTGATCCGCTTTCCGCAGAAAAAATTCATATTCATGACGAATATCGAATTATCCGTGCACTTGAAGTGTTTATCGCTTCCGGAAAACCGTTAAGTGCTTTTTCTCGGACAAAAGAATATCGCAGTGCATATGATTTCACAGCCGTCTGCCTGTTTCGCCCCCGAGAAGAATTGTATGCCCGCATTGAAGCGCGGGTTGAACAAATGTTTGCACAAAACGCTTTACAAAACGAGGTGTATGCACTTTTCGAACAAGGTTTTTCGCAACACGATCCTTCAATGACAGCAATTGGCTATCGGGAATTTTTTGAGCTTGGCAACGGAAATCCTCACGCCGCTGATATCGAAAAAGTTAAAGAGTTGATTAAGCGAAACAGCAAGCGGTATGCGAAACGCCAGGAAACCTTTTTTAAATCTTTTCCGAATGTGCAACCCGTTAATCTCAGTTTGCCTTCAGATACGGAAAGTCTCCGAAAAACCATAGACTCTTTTTTAAAACAAACCCCAAGTTAA
- a CDS encoding ABC transporter ATP-binding protein: protein MINVQNLEVFYGNIQALHGISFTVNEGEICTLIGANGAGKTTTLHTLSNIIKKRSGSISFLDKDITALPPADIVRMGLVQVPEGRRVFFNLTVMENLEMGAYLRNDKEGIQKDLQRVFDFFPRLLERKGQAAGTLSGGEQQMLAIGRALMSRPRLLLLDEPSMGLAPILVDEIFNIIRIINSEGITILLVEQNAFKALHIATRAYVLETGSIVKTGTGAELLNDDSVRQAYLGTK from the coding sequence ATGATTAACGTACAAAATCTCGAAGTGTTTTACGGAAATATTCAAGCACTGCACGGTATTTCGTTTACGGTCAATGAAGGGGAAATTTGTACGCTCATCGGTGCAAACGGAGCCGGCAAAACAACAACCCTGCATACGCTTTCCAATATCATCAAAAAAAGAAGCGGAAGCATTTCCTTTTTGGATAAAGACATTACCGCATTGCCGCCCGCAGATATTGTACGCATGGGACTTGTGCAAGTTCCCGAAGGCAGACGGGTGTTTTTTAATTTAACCGTTATGGAAAATCTTGAAATGGGCGCCTATCTTAGAAACGATAAAGAAGGCATACAAAAAGATTTACAGCGCGTCTTTGATTTTTTTCCTCGCTTGCTTGAACGGAAAGGGCAAGCTGCCGGAACCCTTTCAGGCGGCGAGCAGCAAATGCTTGCAATCGGGCGCGCACTGATGAGCCGCCCCCGTTTACTGCTCCTTGATGAACCTTCGATGGGGCTTGCGCCGATATTAGTAGATGAAATTTTTAATATTATCCGTATAATAAATAGTGAAGGTATTACAATATTGCTGGTCGAACAAAATGCGTTTAAAGCTTTGCACATAGCCACCCGTGCCTATGTGCTTGAAACCGGCAGTATTGTAAAAACAGGGACGGGCGCAGAATTACTGAATGATGATTCGGTCCGCCAAGCCTATTTGGGAACAAAGTAA
- a CDS encoding branched-chain amino acid ABC transporter permease — protein sequence MVIQQLINGLSLGSIYALIALGYTMVYGIVLLINFAHGDVLMLGAYVGYYVLLTFGTSPLSFVIAIGTAMVVCAAVGIIIERFAYRPLRNAPRLNSLITAIAVSLILQNGARVLPFIGPDPRQFPTLPTVKISVGDFDISNIQLIVVSVSIGLMFLLNYIVNHTKAGKAMRAVSFDATAAGLMGVSINGIISFTFALGSALAAAGGVLFALAYPQIEPTMGAMPGLKAFIAAVLGGIGSIPGAMIGGYILGLVETLTKGFLSSQYADAISFSLLIIILLVKPSGLMGKKTRVKV from the coding sequence ATGGTTATTCAACAGCTGATAAACGGGTTGTCATTGGGCAGTATTTATGCTCTTATTGCGCTCGGGTATACAATGGTGTACGGTATTGTGTTGCTGATCAATTTTGCACACGGAGATGTGCTGATGCTCGGCGCCTATGTCGGTTATTATGTGCTGCTGACTTTCGGTACATCGCCTCTGTCATTCGTTATTGCAATAGGAACGGCAATGGTTGTTTGCGCAGCGGTCGGTATTATTATAGAACGTTTTGCGTACCGTCCCTTGCGGAATGCCCCGCGGCTCAATTCGCTTATTACCGCGATTGCCGTTTCGCTTATTTTACAAAACGGAGCGCGGGTTTTGCCGTTTATCGGCCCCGACCCGCGTCAGTTTCCCACATTGCCAACTGTAAAAATTTCAGTTGGCGATTTTGACATTTCAAACATCCAGCTCATTGTTGTATCCGTTTCTATCGGGTTAATGTTTTTACTGAACTATATTGTAAATCATACCAAAGCGGGTAAAGCAATGCGCGCAGTATCGTTTGATGCGACCGCCGCCGGCTTAATGGGTGTGTCCATTAACGGAATTATTTCCTTTACCTTTGCACTCGGTTCCGCTTTAGCGGCTGCGGGCGGCGTATTGTTTGCCTTAGCCTATCCGCAAATTGAGCCGACCATGGGTGCGATGCCCGGACTGAAAGCATTTATTGCTGCCGTGCTCGGCGGAATCGGATCAATACCCGGGGCGATGATTGGCGGGTATATTCTTGGTTTGGTGGAAACACTTACAAAAGGTTTTTTGTCATCGCAGTATGCCGATGCAATTTCATTTTCGCTGTTAATTATTATCTTGTTGGTAAAGCCTTCGGGATTGATGGGTAAAAAAACAAGGGTAAAAGTATGA
- the htpG gene encoding molecular chaperone HtpG, giving the protein MAKYEFQTEVNQLLQLIIHSLYSNKEIFLRELVSNASDALDKLKYLTVSDEAYKQVVFNPRIDITFEEDANKLIVRDTGIGMNDEDIRSNLGTIARSGTKLFLEQLANDEKKDSNLIGQFGVGFYSAFMVASKIEVIAKKAGESKVWKWISDGKDSYTLEEAEDTDFPLIDDVPEGSHGTCVIVHLNQEDSEFATRWRIEQIIKKYSDHIAFPIYLHYTQKDYDDKGTVKSESAHCDKINDASALWQKNKNELKEEDYINFYKSLSHDSEDPLLYLHTKAEGTQEYTTLFYVPAKAPFDMFHADYRPGVKLFVKRVFITDDEKELLPVYLRFVRGIIDSEDLPLNVSREILQQNRILSAIRNASVNRLLGEFKKLAENDKEKYGTFIAEYNRPLKEGLYSDFERKDELLELVRFKTTSSEVKEDEWTSFADYVSRMKPDQKAIYYITGADEKNLRQSPHLEAYKAKGLEVLIMSDEIDDIVIPTIGKYKDWELKAANRAGSEDELNTEEEKKTAEETEKDFKPVLEKVKKALGDRVKEVRISKRLAESPSCIVVDENDPSLQMERLMRAMGQENHAAIKPILEINANNPIVQKLKDNNDETFIADVSIVLLGQALLAEGGELKDPIDFIKRMNRLLEA; this is encoded by the coding sequence ATGGCAAAGTATGAATTTCAAACCGAAGTAAATCAGTTGTTACAGCTGATTATTCATTCATTGTACTCAAACAAGGAAATCTTTTTGCGGGAGCTTGTCTCGAATGCCTCCGATGCCTTAGACAAATTAAAGTATCTGACCGTTTCGGATGAGGCGTATAAGCAGGTTGTGTTTAATCCGCGTATTGATATTACGTTTGAGGAGGACGCAAATAAGCTGATTGTCCGCGATACGGGAATCGGCATGAATGATGAAGATATTCGCAGCAATCTCGGCACTATTGCCCGATCCGGCACCAAGCTTTTTTTGGAGCAGCTGGCGAATGATGAAAAAAAAGATTCCAACCTTATCGGGCAGTTCGGTGTCGGGTTTTATTCTGCTTTTATGGTTGCCTCAAAAATCGAGGTGATTGCCAAAAAGGCGGGCGAGTCAAAGGTGTGGAAATGGATTTCCGACGGGAAGGATTCTTATACGCTGGAAGAGGCGGAGGACACGGATTTTCCGCTTATCGATGATGTTCCTGAAGGCAGCCACGGCACCTGTGTAATTGTGCATCTTAATCAAGAGGATTCAGAGTTTGCTACCCGCTGGCGCATTGAGCAGATTATCAAAAAATATTCGGATCATATTGCTTTTCCGATTTATCTGCATTACACGCAAAAAGATTATGATGATAAGGGCACGGTAAAATCGGAGTCCGCTCATTGTGATAAAATAAATGACGCAAGCGCCTTATGGCAAAAAAATAAAAATGAGTTAAAAGAAGAAGATTATATAAACTTTTATAAATCGCTTTCGCATGATTCCGAAGATCCGCTTTTGTATTTGCACACCAAGGCTGAGGGCACACAAGAGTATACGACGCTCTTTTATGTTCCGGCAAAGGCGCCTTTTGATATGTTCCATGCGGATTACCGCCCGGGCGTAAAACTTTTTGTCAAGCGCGTGTTTATCACCGATGACGAAAAAGAATTGCTGCCGGTGTATTTGCGGTTTGTACGCGGTATTATCGACAGCGAAGATTTGCCGCTGAACGTGAGCAGGGAAATCTTGCAGCAAAACAGAATTCTCTCCGCCATTAGAAACGCTTCGGTGAACAGACTGCTTGGCGAGTTTAAAAAGCTTGCGGAAAACGATAAGGAAAAATACGGAACGTTTATCGCTGAATACAACCGTCCCTTAAAAGAAGGCTTATACAGCGATTTTGAGCGCAAGGATGAGCTTTTGGAACTAGTGCGTTTTAAGACAACCTCCTCCGAAGTAAAAGAAGATGAGTGGACAAGCTTTGCCGATTATGTATCGCGTATGAAGCCCGACCAAAAAGCTATTTACTATATTACCGGTGCCGATGAAAAGAACTTGCGTCAGTCTCCGCACCTTGAGGCGTACAAGGCAAAGGGTCTTGAGGTTTTAATTATGAGCGATGAAATTGACGATATTGTTATTCCGACTATCGGCAAATATAAGGACTGGGAACTTAAGGCGGCAAACCGTGCAGGCTCAGAAGATGAGTTGAATACCGAAGAAGAAAAAAAGACTGCGGAAGAAACGGAAAAAGATTTTAAGCCGGTTCTTGAAAAGGTGAAAAAAGCCTTAGGCGACCGCGTAAAAGAAGTGCGCATTTCCAAGCGGCTTGCGGAGTCTCCTTCCTGTATTGTTGTTGACGAAAATGACCCGAGCTTGCAGATGGAGCGGCTTATGCGCGCAATGGGGCAGGAAAATCATGCGGCAATAAAACCGATTTTGGAAATTAACGCAAACAATCCCATTGTACAAAAACTCAAAGACAATAATGACGAAACCTTTATCGCCGATGTTTCCATTGTCTTATTGGGACAAGCCCTCCTTGCCGAAGGCGGCGAACTGAAAGACCCGATCGACTTTATCAAACGCATGAACCGTTTGCTTGAAGCATAA
- a CDS encoding ABC transporter ATP-binding protein, giving the protein MPFFFVKKQTEKEYSGRISPTLLEADSLSMIFGGLCAVSNFSCVLNRNELVGLIGPNGAGKTTVFNMLSGIYAPTSGTITYYDRQASRSMMQGKQPWHHAKLGIARTFQNIRLFNNLTVEDNILIALNNEKRSTVTDAVFRMGNFYADDTALRKRARELLRLLSLEDKINDYAKNLSYGEQRRLEIARALAVRPQLLLLDEPAAGMNPQETSELMEIISFIKKEFQLTVLLIEHDMKLVMGICERIIVLDYGKVIAAGSPEEVVHNPQVIKAYLGSEDSLYD; this is encoded by the coding sequence ATGCCTTTTTTCTTTGTAAAAAAACAGACGGAAAAAGAATATTCCGGACGAATTAGTCCTACGCTTTTAGAGGCGGATTCCCTTTCAATGATTTTCGGCGGCTTATGTGCGGTCAGCAATTTTTCATGTGTGCTCAACCGCAATGAGTTGGTCGGGCTCATCGGGCCGAACGGGGCGGGTAAAACAACAGTGTTTAATATGCTCTCCGGTATTTATGCGCCCACTTCGGGCACTATTACGTATTACGATCGGCAGGCCAGCCGCTCTATGATGCAAGGAAAACAACCATGGCATCATGCAAAATTAGGAATTGCGCGCACATTTCAGAATATCCGCCTGTTTAATAATTTAACTGTGGAAGATAATATTCTGATTGCATTAAATAACGAAAAACGATCAACGGTTACGGATGCGGTATTCCGTATGGGAAATTTTTATGCCGATGATACCGCATTACGAAAAAGAGCGCGTGAATTACTCCGTTTGTTATCGCTGGAAGATAAAATCAATGACTATGCAAAAAATCTTTCGTATGGAGAACAGCGGCGGCTCGAAATTGCGCGTGCCCTTGCCGTTCGTCCGCAGCTCTTACTTTTAGACGAACCCGCAGCAGGCATGAATCCGCAGGAAACAAGCGAACTGATGGAAATTATCAGCTTTATCAAAAAAGAATTCCAGCTGACGGTTTTGTTAATTGAGCACGACATGAAACTTGTTATGGGCATTTGCGAGCGGATTATTGTGTTGGATTACGGAAAGGTTATCGCTGCCGGCTCTCCTGAGGAAGTTGTACATAATCCGCAGGTTATAAAAGCATATCTCGGCTCGGAGGACTCATTATATGATTAA
- a CDS encoding ABC transporter substrate-binding protein, translating to MRKFIVAVCCVAVTALSLFVSCSKSEAVSDEKEITIGIVAPLSGNVAVYGTEALNGIKLAVQEINAAGGWNGKQIKLIIEDDEGNPEKSVNVYKKLTAKDGVRMIIGSLTSGCVQAMTGLAQMQKVLVIAPAATMPSITDAGDFIFRMCFIDPFQGRVMGEYAKKNLGFNTAAVLYDPGSDYSSGLYESFTKAFEQSGGKIVAAESYAGGDKDFNAQLTKIKSTNPECIYLPDYYATVMLIAKQLRAQGITAQLLGGDGWAGIQEYAGEELEGAYFSDHYIADSKDPAVVKFVSVYRDAYKQTPTAFAVLGYDSVYLLGDAIKKTNSTDPSVLKDTLATMEGQYVTGKLRFDSKRNPIKAMVVVGLTKNAEGKVATVYKDTVNP from the coding sequence ATGAGAAAGTTTATTGTGGCGGTATGTTGTGTTGCGGTTACAGCGCTGAGTCTTTTTGTTTCGTGCAGCAAGTCGGAGGCTGTTTCCGATGAGAAAGAAATTACCATCGGTATTGTTGCTCCCCTGTCGGGCAATGTTGCGGTATACGGCACCGAAGCGTTGAACGGAATTAAGCTTGCAGTGCAGGAAATAAATGCGGCGGGCGGTTGGAACGGTAAACAAATAAAATTGATTATTGAAGATGATGAAGGTAATCCCGAAAAGTCCGTAAACGTTTATAAAAAATTAACCGCAAAAGACGGCGTTCGTATGATTATCGGCTCGTTGACTTCAGGCTGTGTGCAGGCAATGACGGGGCTGGCGCAAATGCAAAAAGTGCTGGTAATTGCTCCTGCCGCAACAATGCCGTCAATAACCGATGCGGGCGATTTTATTTTCAGAATGTGCTTTATCGATCCTTTCCAAGGAAGAGTGATGGGCGAGTACGCAAAGAAGAATCTCGGGTTTAATACTGCGGCTGTTTTGTATGATCCCGGTAGTGATTATTCAAGCGGTTTGTACGAGAGTTTTACAAAAGCATTTGAACAAAGCGGCGGGAAAATTGTTGCTGCCGAATCCTATGCCGGTGGAGACAAGGATTTTAACGCGCAATTAACAAAAATAAAAAGCACAAATCCTGAATGTATTTATTTACCCGATTACTATGCGACGGTTATGTTAATTGCAAAACAGCTGAGAGCGCAAGGTATTACGGCTCAACTGCTTGGCGGAGACGGCTGGGCAGGTATTCAGGAATATGCTGGTGAAGAGCTTGAGGGTGCGTATTTTTCGGATCACTATATTGCCGATTCCAAAGATCCCGCCGTGGTGAAGTTTGTCTCTGTCTATCGTGATGCGTATAAACAAACTCCCACAGCTTTTGCGGTTCTTGGGTATGACTCTGTTTACTTGCTGGGAGATGCTATTAAAAAAACAAATTCAACCGATCCTTCAGTGTTAAAGGATACGTTGGCAACTATGGAAGGTCAGTATGTAACGGGAAAACTGCGCTTTGATTCAAAACGCAATCCTATTAAGGCAATGGTTGTGGTTGGTTTGACAAAAAATGCCGAAGGAAAAGTAGCGACTGTTTATAAAGATACGGTTAATCCTTAA
- the miaA gene encoding tRNA (adenosine(37)-N6)-dimethylallyltransferase MiaA, with translation MKYNVSFSRNEHNMAVVLGATATGKTAFAVELAHSYDGEIISADSRQVYRNLNLGTGKDLHEYGTLPYHLIDICKLDEEYNVFQFQKAVYRLIPEIEKRGKLPIVCGGTGLYLDALLRNYELIPVPINEALRESLHDTSMDDLRTMLFSLKSKEAIHNKTDLEQRDRLLRAIEIASFYKESPNARAAAEKERPHMQPKVYGIRFERSALRKRIYTRLVNRIEAGMIEEVEAIHQNGYSWEKLESLGLEYRFTAEYLQNKIPSKEAYIDTLFRAICQFAKRQETWFRRMEKNGVHIHWLEGIS, from the coding sequence ATGAAATACAATGTCAGCTTTAGCCGAAATGAACACAATATGGCGGTGGTGCTCGGCGCAACCGCAACAGGCAAAACCGCCTTTGCAGTAGAACTTGCCCACTCATACGACGGCGAAATTATTTCCGCCGACTCGCGGCAAGTATATCGCAACCTTAACCTCGGTACCGGAAAAGACTTACACGAATACGGCACCCTACCCTATCACCTCATTGATATCTGCAAACTTGATGAAGAGTACAATGTATTTCAGTTTCAAAAAGCGGTGTATCGGCTGATTCCGGAAATAGAAAAAAGAGGAAAGCTGCCGATTGTCTGCGGCGGCACCGGCTTATATCTTGATGCCTTGCTGCGAAACTACGAACTTATTCCGGTTCCGATAAACGAGGCGCTGCGGGAATCTTTACACGATACAAGCATGGACGACTTGCGCACAATGCTTTTTTCATTAAAGAGCAAAGAAGCGATTCACAACAAAACCGATTTGGAACAGCGCGACCGGCTGTTACGCGCAATAGAAATTGCCTCTTTTTATAAAGAGAGTCCGAATGCGCGCGCCGCGGCGGAAAAAGAGCGGCCGCATATGCAACCGAAGGTATACGGCATACGCTTTGAACGAAGCGCACTGCGCAAAAGAATTTACACACGGCTTGTCAACCGCATCGAAGCCGGCATGATTGAAGAGGTTGAAGCTATTCATCAAAACGGGTATTCATGGGAAAAGCTTGAAAGTCTTGGACTTGAATACCGATTCACCGCCGAGTATTTACAAAACAAAATCCCTTCAAAAGAGGCATACATCGATACACTTTTCCGCGCCATCTGCCAATTCGCAAAACGCCAAGAAACATGGTTCCGCCGTATGGAAAAAAACGGCGTGCACATACACTGGCTTGAAGGAATTTCGTGA